The proteins below are encoded in one region of Apostichopus japonicus isolate 1M-3 chromosome 4, ASM3797524v1, whole genome shotgun sequence:
- the LOC139966680 gene encoding uncharacterized protein has product MKAQWILWMGYRWKWKTLFVIITLLLSGAQGQCPTNFIDIDTNVNIERCVLVSEANVLVSNFAEARWTCQNADPSADLITFTSVDLGLLVSATTFTNTQAYYVGLTDASIPNAPEWVIDCKPYNTVFQPTTRTGGPCSPQCNCYQIADGEFEQIDCTAADLPYICALSQTEDFPPILCPTGWEPIKDRCYLYVTDSGTARNFDDAETFCQAGGGNLARANFYDCNFAQILANRPTDALYLVGLRGPEEGLEWRDGSIPELIIATGGVGDCYQLGDDSLRGDLQRVACTVLQENFICERDALVPTTAGFPTTDGTTEGNPTTEGTTEETGTTGVMGTTGVTGTTGVTGTTGVTATTDGATTDQGLCCPSGTTEVGDRCFAVMETEATFIEAAQRCQDFGGLLARINPPTGVNQFLIDYFTANPSSATAWIGLTRTQAVSPETVDTFTWLTDQTELIPSEAFWASGQPSGAAGVNCALAVNSPDSADWFLANCNTPARPLCQFERTFDCADDPCLSQPCVATGAAITCSSPGFGTVECVCDTGYGLASPLGPCVDINECEIGTTCDTLTQDCVNNDGSFICNCKDGLTDTANPGTCIPIDICADVQCAGSGIFCNSNGNCECSNDGFSLQTADGPCVDDNECANPVPVCDTVSQNCVNTAGSFTCVCQDGFQVDPTTTESCLPIVDECITSPCDNTGPGTITCTSTGVNTRVCSCGSGFTLATADGPCNDFNECLQSTDNDCDLTTTTCANNDGGFTCPCRDGYQPLTSRSCSDINECNTNNGGCDTISTTCRNFAGGFSCDCRAGFEPGGLTNACSDIDECVRQTDDCDSASTTCINNVGTFTCACLQNYVRVDRTTCNDVCTAQASTCDSATTTCVFNNGVFNCVCLPGFNPIPGNTNACQTTGCCPNPTTTAFDDNLYLTAQGTCVIFDETAAFDFDTYQTSQCATIAAGQGLSGGRLVEFADEDLEAGLEQVVTDQFLFPGTLFPSIFVDFRKSATSNAFIWNDGLNTQLLDTNSDWITSSPQTGAGLDCGAVVVVNNEFGYNNVRCDDQLAAYCSVDTVSTGCPQPLTARALIPVTTFNGEEAIFTGAHEDSQSEPYKNVEGVIKTLIDDAVPERVVSKVTGLRSGSIIGYVEVTVVSPRTTTTYELLKESISSLGNMDQNGIVSVTTSKGDIITFDSNRLDVADRSEYFCQTSTCQNGGTCRYDNRFIEADCQCMDGFEGTRCERLIGESDTGLVIGLTVAMVTLLLVFVSCFCCMCVLFKHKAQGKNGMTYRYQQPTRVAEVLHPRSTPSVGSHRRVVVNPSTRLEDGTIRFPKVVRNRGREGDHEMRKYGHDNEVFYQDEQDAESSVDEKRLSHFERIFYNANALNSRMSSRGDGVSVISGPTSSAGSIYKPPLSESTESIDERQQFDRPYTADGTENI; this is encoded by the exons ATGAAGGCCCAGTGGATCTTGTGGATGGGCTATCGATGGAAATGGAAAACCTTATTCGTTATCATCACTCTTTTACTTTCAGGGGCTCAAG GACAATGCCCAACGAATTTCATCGACATTGACACAAACGTTAACATTGAAAGATGTGTACTTGTCAGTGAAGCAAATGTATTGGTCTCGAATTTTGCAGAAGCGCGTTGGACTTGTCAAAATGCAGATCCATCTGCAGATCTCATCACTTTTACCAGTGTTGATTTGGGACTTTTG GTATCAGCAACTACCTTTACGAACACGCAGGCCTATTACGTCGGCCTTACCGATGCATCGATTCCAAACGCTCCTGAATGGGTTATTGACTGTAAACCATATAATACAGTTTTTCAACC TACCACTAGAACCGGGGGGCCTTGTTCACCGCAATGCAACTGTTACCAAATAGCGGACGGTGAATTTGAACAAATTGATTGTACAGCAGCTGATCTTCCTTACATCTGTGCCTTGTCACAAACCGAAG ATTTTCCACCAATATTGTGTCCTACCGGCTGGGAGCCCATAAAAGACCGTTGTTACCTATATGTAACAGATTCGGGAACAGCGCGGAACTTCGATGATGCTGAAACATTTTGTCAAGCTGGCGGAGGAAACTTAGCTAGAGCCAATTTTTATGACTGCAACTTT GCTCAAATTTTAGCCAACAGACCAACAGATGCACTATACCTTGTTGGTTTACGGGGCCCAGAGGAAGGGCTTGAGTGGCGAGACGGCAGTATTCCAGAACTTAT TATTGCTACTGGTGGAGTTGGTGACTGTTACCAACTAGGTGATGACAGCTTAAGAGGAGATTTACAACGCGTCGCCTGCACAGTACTTCAAGAGAATTTCATTTGTGAACGAG ATGCTCTTGTCCCAACAACGGCCGGATTCCCTACCACGGATGGTACAACTGAGGGGAATCCTACTACAGAAGGCACCACTGAGGAAACGGGCACCACTGGAGTAATGGGTACTACTGGGGTAACAGGAACTACCGGGGTGACAGGAACTACAGGAGTAACTGCAACGACTGATGGTGCAACAACGGACCAAG GTCTATGCTGCCCTTCCGGAACTACTGAAGTTGGCGACAGATGCTTTGCTGTCATGGAAACGGAAGCGACGTTTATTGAAGCCGCTCAGAGGTGCCAGGATTTTGGAGGACTGCTTGCTCGCATAAATCCCCCAACAGGGGTCAAC cAATTTCTTATTGACTATTTCACTGCGAACCCAAGCTCAGCTACCGCTTGGATTGGTCTGACCAGAACACAAGCCGTATCTCCTGAAACGGTAGATACATTTACTTGGCTAACAGATCAAACTGAACTTATACCAAGTGAAGC ATTTTGGGCTTCTGGACAACCCTCTGGAGCAGCTGGTGTGAACTGCGCTTTAGCGGTGAACTCGCCAGACTCTGCAGATTGGTTCCTCGCTAACTGTAACACCCCGGCACGTCCCTTATGCCAATTTGAGAGAACCTTCGATTGTGCTG ATGACCCATGTTTGTCCCAGCCATGTGTTGCCACGGGCGCTGCAATCACGTGCTCTTCTCCTGGTTTTGGTACCGTGGAATGTGTCTGCGATACTGGCTATGGACTCGCATCTCCATTGGGCCCTTGCGTTG ATATTAATGAATGTGAAATAGGTACAACATGTGATACGCTAACGCAAGATTGCGTAAACAACGATGGCAGCTTTATTTGTAACTGCAAAGATGGCCTTACTGACACGGCGAACCCTGGCACATGCATACCAA TCGACATATGTGCCGATGTACAATGTGCGGGCTCCGGGATATTTTGCAATTCTAATGGAAACTGTGAATGCAGCAATGATGGATTTTCGCTACAAACTGCGGATGGACCGTGTGTAG ATGACAACGAATGTGCTAACCCAGTACCGGTATGCGATACTGTCAGTCAAAACTGTGTCAACACAGCTGGGAGTTTCACATGTGTGTGTCAGGATGGCTTCCAAGTTGATCCCACAACCACTGAATCGTGTCTTCCAATCG TGGACGAGTGCATTACGTCACCATGCGATAACACGGGACCCGGTACGATCACCTGTACCTCTACTGGCGTAAATACAAGAGTGTGTAGTTGCGGATCTGGTTTTACACTTGCCACCGCGGATGGACCTTGTAATG ATTTCAATGAATGCCTTCAATCAACGGACAACGACTGCGACCTAACGACCACAACATGCGCTAACAATGACGGTGGTTTTACTTGTCCATGTCGCGATGGGTATCAACCGTTGACTTCTAGATCCTGTTCTG ATATCAACGAGTGTAACACAAATAATGGTGGTTGTGACACAATCTCGACAACATGTAGAAATTTTGCAGGTGGTTTTTCATGTGATTGCCGTGCAGGCTTCGAGCCTGGTGGTCTGACAAATGCATGTTCAG atattgatgaatgtgtGAGGCAGACGGACGACTGTGATTCCGCTTCCACTACGTGTATCAATAACGTCGGAACTTTTACATGTGCATGTTTACAAAACTATGTGCGTGTTGACCGGACCACTTGTAATG ACGTATGTACGGCTCAAGCAAGTACGTGTGATAGCGCTACTACAACGTGTGTTTTCAACAATGGCGTTTTTAACTGTGTGTGCCTGCCTGGGTTCAATCCGATACCGGGAAATACGAATGCTTGTCAGACAACAG GTTGCTGTCCTAATCCGACGACCACTGCATTTGACGATAACTTATATTTAACTGCACAAGGCACATGCGTGATCTTTGACGAAACTGCCGCTTTTGACTTCGACACATACCAGACGTCACAGTGCGCTACAATAGCAGCTGGGCAAGGTCTAAGTGGCGGTAGGCTTGTTGAATTTGCAGATGAGGATCTCGAAGCTGGCTTAGAA CAAGTTGTAACGGACCAGTTCCTATTTCCAGGCACTTTATTTCCATCCATATTCGTTGACTTTAGAAAAAGTGCCACATCAAACGCTTTCATTTGGAACGATGGGTTGAATACACAACTACTAGATACAAATAG TGACTGGATTACGTCCAGTCCCCAGACGGGAGCAGGCCTCGACTGCGGCGCTGTTGTGGTTGTCAACAATGAGTTTGGATATAACAACGTTCGTTGCGATGATCAGCTGGCTGCATACTGCTCCGTCGATACGGTATCCACTGGCTGTCCCCAAC CTCTGACAGCGAGGGCTCTCATTCCAGTCACCACATTTAATGGAGAAGAAGCTATTTTTACAGGTGCGCATGAAGATTCGCAATCAGAACCATACAAAAATGTCGAAGGAGTTATTAAAACATTG ATTGATGATGCAGTTCCCGAAAGGGTTGTTTCCAAGGTAACAGGACTCCGAAGTGGTTCAATTATCGGCTACGTCGAAGTGACTGTTGTCTCTCCTCGAACGACCACTACTTACGAACTACTGAAGGAATCGATTTCAAGTCTTGGGAACATGGACCAAAATGGTATTGTCTCAGTCACAACCTCTAAAGGAGACATTATTACTTTCGACTCAAACAGACTCGATGTTGCAG ATCGCTCGGAATATTTTTGCCAAACAAGCACGTGTCAGAATGGCGGCACCTGCCGATATGACAACCGTTTCATTGAAGCTGACTGCCA GTGCATGGATGGATTTGAAGGCACGAGATGTGAGCGACTTATTG GAGAGTCCGATACTGGATTGGTCATAGGTCTAacggttgccatggtaacactGCTCCTCGTCTTCGTCAGCTGCTTCTGCTGCATGTGTGTACTATTTAAACACAAGGCGCAAGGAAAGAACGGCATGACCTATCGATACCAACAACCGACAAGAGTAGCGGAGGTTCTGCATCCACGATCGACACCAAGTGTGGGTTCCCATCGGCGAGTCGTCGTCAATCCTTCCACCCGTCTGGAAGATGGAACTATCAGATTCCCAAAAGTAGTCAGGAACAGAGGACGAGAAGGTGACCACGAGATGAGGAAATATGGACACGATAACGAGGTATTCTACCAAGATGAACAAGATGCTGAATCTTCCGTTGACGAAAAACGTCTCAGTCATTTTGAGAGAATATTCTACAACGCAAACGCCCTCAAT TCACGGATGTCATCAAGGGGCGATGGTGTTAGTGTGATATCAGGACCAACATCGTCTGCAGGTTCCATCTACAAGCCACCGCTTTCTGAATCAACTGAATCGATCGACGAAAGGCAACAATTTGACAGGCCATATACAGCAGATGGCACAGAAAACATCTGA